From the genome of Malus domestica chromosome 04, GDT2T_hap1, one region includes:
- the LOC139194903 gene encoding peptidyl-prolyl cis-trans isomerase FKBP16-3, chloroplastic isoform X2: MSGCRRRRQRVGRGNLGTPDLRPGWTDHIYTNNKISLSVCGRYKLLTSSMASSSSTLLFPFGSSSGKRMSADYQGVSCDRVQGMLIRCSNSQVTVNATRSRVCKDAFNVIKRRDMIGLLFGVSSAVTGAFEAEGAGLPPEEKPRLCDNSCEKELENVPMVTTESGLQYKDIKVGQGPSPPVGFQVAANYVAMVPSGQIFDSSLEKGQVYIFRVGSGQVIKGLDEGILSMKVGGKRRLYIPGSLAFPKGLNSAPGRPRVAPSSPVVFDVSLEYVPGLDIEEE; encoded by the exons ATGAGCGGTTGTCGGCGGCGGAG GCAGAGGGTGGGCAGAGGAAACCTTGGCACACCAGATCTGCGCCCAGGCTGGACCGACCATATTTATACAAACAACAAGATTTCGTTATCCGTTTGTGGACGTTACAAACTCCTCACTTCCAGCATGGCTTCGTCTTCCTCCACTCTGCTCTTTCCATTTG GTTCATCTTCTGGAAAAAGGATGTCCGCAGATTACCAAGGCGTTTCCTGCGACAGGGTTCAAGGGATGCTTATCCGATGTTCTAATTCACAAGTTACTGTAAATGCTACAAGGTCAAGAGTATGTAAGGATGCGTTTAATGTGATCAAAAGAAGAGATATGATAGGGTTGCTTTTCGGAGTTTCAAGCGCTGTGACAGGCGCATTTGAAGCTGAGGGAGCTGGTCTGCCCCCAGAAGAGAAGCCTCGACTGTGTGATAATTCTTGCGAGAAGGAGCTTGAAAAT GTGCCTATGGTAACTACAGAGTCTGGTTTGCAGTACAAGGATATTAAAGTTGGTCAAGGCCCCAGTCCACCAGTCGGTTTTCAG GTAGCAGCGAATTATGTAGCCATGGTTCCATCTGGACAAATATTTGACAG TTCATTGGAGAAGGGTCAAGTTTATATATTTCGTGTTGGCTCTGGTCAG GTGATCAAGGGACTTGATGAAGGGATCTTGTCCATGAAAGTAGGTGGGAAGCGACGACTCTACATCCCAGGATCG CTGGCGTTTCCCAAGGGTCTCAATTCAGCTCCAGGGAGACCAAGGGTGGCTCCAAGCAGTCCGGTTGTTTTCGACGTGAGCTTGGAATACGTACCAGGCCTTGACATTGAGGAAGA ATGA
- the LOC103432764 gene encoding uncharacterized protein, with protein MGISASKRVKSSLSNSPAFDSACDSAFTHCLSLTEHAFDGVFPYQLPTASDHLHKTLHTLHPHPLILNWVPSPPTRSLVDSALKAVTRPAHAQTLGPAQFKQWAVELFAGAVVENAGKAVMFRVPIGVAGIAGIGAATRSGKDLVGAVIGVYSLGVATSIFLSLSG; from the coding sequence ATGGGAATCTCGGCCTCAAAGCGAGTCAAATCCTCGCTATCCAACTCGCCCGCCTTCGACTCGGCCTGCGACTCGGCCTTCACTCACTGCCTCTCCCTAACCGAGCACGCTTTCGACGGCGTCTTCCCCTACCAGCTCCCCACAGCCTCCGATCACCTCCACAAAACCCTCCACACCCTCCACCCGCACCCTCTCATCCTCAACTGGGTCCCATCTCCCCCGACTCGCTCCCTTGTCGACTCCGCCCTCAAGGCCGTCACTCGTCCCGCCCACGCCCAAACTCTTGGGCCGGCCCAGTTCAAGCAGTGGGCAGTGGAGCTCTTCGCCGGCGCTGTCGTCGAGAATGCTGGGAAGGCCGTGATGTTTCGAGTTCCGATCGGCGTCGCCGGGATTGCTGGGATCGGGGCTGCGACTCGGTCCGGTAAAGACTTAGTTGGGGCCGTGATTGGCGTCTACTCACTCGGGGTTGCGACTTCGATCTTCCTGAGTTTGTCTGGATAG
- the LOC139194902 gene encoding peptide methionine sulfoxide reductase A5, which translates to MAFLHSSISLSRLLTTFVLLTILTAERRVSIRIPDRITEPTRDLPDNQSLKTAVFALGSFWRSEAVFGCLNGVVQTTVGYAGGSKTNPEYRSLGDHAESIQVVYDHRRISFKQLLEVFWSSHDYRQVFGQGPDVGNQYRSIIFTNGTEESRLAATSKEREQTKSKSSSVTTQILPLGSFYPAEPEHQKFELKRRPFLLQLIGNLREEELERSNLAAKLNGYAAELCPPKIQRQIDAKINEIIKKGWPILRDL; encoded by the exons ATGGCTTTTCTTCACAGCAGCATTTCCCTTAGCCGTCTATTAACAACATTCGTGCTCCTGACAATTCTTACGGCCGAGAGACGCGTGTCCATCAGGATCCCAGATCGGATCACCGAACCCACAAGAGACCTACCTGACAACCAGTCCCTGAAAACAGCAGTTTTCGCTCTGGGAAGCTTTTGGAGATCTGAAGCTGTCTTTGGGTGCTTGAATGGAGTTGTACAGACGACTGTTGGTTATGCTGGCGGATCCAAAACCAACCCTGAGTACAGAAGCTTGGGTGATCATGCCGAGTCTATCCAG GTTGTATATGATCACAGGCGGATTAGCTTCAAGCAACTTTTGGAGGTTTTCTGGTCCAGTCATGATTATAGGCAAGTATTTGGGCAAGGTCCTGATGTGGGTAACCAATACAG ATCTATCATTTTTACGAATGGAACTGAAGAGTCCAGATTGGCCGCTACGAGCAAAGAGAGAGAGCAAACTAAGTCAAAAAGTAGCAGTGTAACTACTCAAATCCTACCTCTGGGATCGTTTTATCCTGCCGAGCCTGAACATCAG AAGTTTGAGCTGAAACGTAGGCCATTTCTTCTCCAGTTAATTGGAAACTTGCGGGAAGAGGAACTCGAGAGGTCAAATTTGGCTGCAAAACTGAATGGATATGCTGCAGAGCTTTGCCCTCCGAAAATCCAGAGACAGATTGATGCAAAAATCAATGAAATTATTAAAAAGGGATGGCCCATTTTGAGAGACCTGTAG
- the LOC103419188 gene encoding peptidyl-prolyl cis-trans isomerase Pin1, producing the protein MSSSVGNQVRASHILIKHQGSRRKASWKDPEGQIIRNTTRDSAVSQLKALRDDILSGKAKFDDLAARYSDCSSAKRGGDLGPFGRNQMQKPFEEATFALKVGEMSDIVDTDSGVHIIKRTG; encoded by the exons ATGTCCTCGTCAGTGGGGAATCAGGTGAGGGCGTCCCATATACTCATCAAGCATCAGGGGTCGAGAAGAAAGGCATCGTGGAAGGATCCTGAAGGGCAGATCATCAGGAACACCACCCGAGACTCTGCCGTCTCTCAACTCAAGGCTCTCCGCGATGACATCCTTTCTGGAAAGGCCAAGTTTGATGATCTTGCCGCTCGCTACTCTGATTGCAGCTCTGCCAAACGTGGTGGCGATCTCG GGCCCTTTGGTCGGAACCAGATGCAGAAGCCTTTTGAAGAAGCAACATTTGCTCTCAAGGTTGGTGAGATGAGTGACATTGTGGATACGGATAGTGGTGTCCATATCATCAAGAGAACTGGATGA
- the LOC103432800 gene encoding pentatricopeptide repeat-containing protein At1g62350-like: protein MKSAVMGSLGCLKFHVPQLGLKQDTSSSRKFTTVCGGLRGGPRKPLWKSRVLSTEAIQAVQSLKLAKSTPSKLEEVFDARLSRLLKADLLDALAELHRQNEVQLALKVFKFVREEVWYKPDLSLYCSMILLLGKNKLIEMAEELFSGLKEEGLEPDTRAFTEMIGAYIQVGMTEKAMKTYELMKASGCAPDKLTFTILIRNLEKAGEEDWAASVKQDCAEYVDSPEKFFEEVERKHGRRSLNLV from the exons ATGAAATCTGCTGTGATGGGTTCATTGGGTTGTTTGAAATTCCACGTTCCTCAACTGGGTTTGAAACAAGATACTTCTTCTTCCCGAAAATTCACCACCGTCTGTGGCGGCCTGAGAGGGGGACCGAGAAAGCCTCTATGGAAGTCAAGGGTGCTCTCCACCGAGGCCATTCAGGCAGTTCAGTCTCTGAAGCTTGCCAAATCAACCCCATCGAAACTCGAGGAGGTTTTTGATGCAAGACTCTCCAGGCTCTTGAAAGCTGACTTATTGGACGCCTTGGCCGAGTTGCACAGACAAAATGAAGTCCAATTGGCACTCAAG GTCTTCAAATTTGTGCGGGAGGAAGTATGGTATAAGCCAGATCTTTCCTTATACTGTAGCATGATCCTACTGCTGGGGAAGAACAAACTGATTGAAATGGCGGAAGAGCTTTTTTCTGGATTGAAGGAAGAAGGCTTAGAACCTGACACAAGGGCATTCACTGAGATGATTGGAGCTTATATACAAGTGGGCATGACGGAAAAGGCAATGAAGACCTATGAATTGATGAAGGCATCAGGCTGTGCCCCAGATAAATTAACGTTTACAATATTGATTAGAAACCTTGAGAAGGCTGGAGAGGAAGATTGGGCGGCTTCTGTCAAGCAAGATTGTGCTGAATATGTAGACTCTCCTGAGAAATtttttgaagaagttgaacgGAAACAT GGGAGGAGATCACTCAATCTTGTTTAA
- the LOC139194903 gene encoding peptidyl-prolyl cis-trans isomerase FKBP16-3, chloroplastic isoform X1: MSGCRRRRQRVGRGNLGTPDLRPGWTDHIYTNNKISLSVCGRYKLLTSSMASSSSTLLFPFGSSSGKRMSADYQGVSCDRVQGMLIRCSNSQVTVNATRSRVCKDAFNVIKRRDMIGLLFGVSSAVTGAFEAEGAGLPPEEKPRLCDNSCEKELENVPMVTTESGLQYKDIKVGQGPSPPVGFQVAANYVAMVPSGQIFDSSLEKGQVYIFRVGSGQVIKGLDEGILSMKVGGKRRLYIPGSLAFPKGLNSAPGRPRVAPSSPVVFDVSLEYVPGLDIEEE; the protein is encoded by the exons ATGAGCGGTTGTCGGCGGCGGAG GCAGAGGGTGGGCAGAGGAAACCTTGGCACACCAGATCTGCGCCCAGGCTGGACCGACCATATTTATACAAACAACAAGATTTCGTTATCCGTTTGTGGACGTTACAAACTCCTCACTTCCAGCATGGCTTCGTCTTCCTCCACTCTGCTCTTTCCATTTG GTTCATCTTCTGGAAAAAGGATGTCCGCAGATTACCAAGGCGTTTCCTGCGACAGGGTTCAAGGGATGCTTATCCGATGTTCTAATTCACAAGTTACTGTAAATGCTACAAGGTCAAGAGTATGTAAGGATGCGTTTAATGTGATCAAAAGAAGAGATATGATAGGGTTGCTTTTCGGAGTTTCAAGCGCTGTGACAGGCGCATTTGAAGCTGAGGGAGCTGGTCTGCCCCCAGAAGAGAAGCCTCGACTGTGTGATAATTCTTGCGAGAAGGAGCTTGAAAAT GTGCCTATGGTAACTACAGAGTCTGGTTTGCAGTACAAGGATATTAAAGTTGGTCAAGGCCCCAGTCCACCAGTCGGTTTTCAG GTAGCAGCGAATTATGTAGCCATGGTTCCATCTGGACAAATATTTGACAG TTCATTGGAGAAGGGTCAAGTTTATATATTTCGTGTTGGCTCTGGTCAG GTGATCAAGGGACTTGATGAAGGGATCTTGTCCATGAAAGTAGGTGGGAAGCGACGACTCTACATCCCAGGATCG CTGGCGTTTCCCAAGGGTCTCAATTCAGCTCCAGGGAGACCAAGGGTGGCTCCAAGCAGTCCGGTTGTTTTCGACGTGAGCTTGGAATACGTACCAGGCCTTGACATTGAGGAAGAGTAA